A region of Ignavibacteriota bacterium DNA encodes the following proteins:
- a CDS encoding leucine-rich repeat domain-containing protein, giving the protein MTKILFQFKKIRTYLLFVIIILTNVELKSQTECDSLENLYPDVPDYWSWNDSVNQITYKKWYNDLPDCKKYRRFRLSEYRQIPFNKREIVKEFYTVPGDTILINDDFKDFENLKEIMIISCYIAGISKELFKLPKLKTLFIATGYYIGQDKNNFLNGISEAQQLETLEISEILGTETLSPEILELTNLQQLKIVNLNASSLPDKYQNLTKLKELTLTDLASSEIPTSLENLTQIEYLKLSGKGISYIPEFISDFKNLEFLDISGNIDVLDSNFGFFPKLTCLALSDNKLENIDNLIDNLISSDVKGLYYIDLTNNKFKKVPKNLTKFKSIVYLDLDSNDLESFDVDFSKTGLGVLELSNNKLKDIPKSISHSTESDLESPIVYMNDNNVEKLPDWIGEANFPFLYLKNNKIKYFGTELCRKNDLKKVYLDGNPIEDFDPKICECENGMLISIIGADEKLSEKIRKYNNLETDKVKIVTTEEEYEKYQYLISD; this is encoded by the coding sequence ATGACAAAAATATTATTTCAATTTAAAAAAATACGAACTTATTTATTATTTGTAATCATCATTTTAACTAATGTTGAACTTAAATCACAAACCGAATGTGACAGTCTTGAAAATCTTTATCCTGATGTACCTGATTATTGGTCGTGGAATGATTCAGTCAATCAGATAACTTATAAAAAATGGTACAATGATTTACCTGATTGCAAAAAATACAGAAGATTTCGATTAAGTGAATATCGGCAAATTCCTTTTAATAAAAGAGAAATTGTTAAGGAATTTTACACAGTACCAGGAGATACAATTTTAATAAATGATGATTTCAAAGACTTTGAAAATTTAAAAGAAATTATGATAATAAGTTGTTATATAGCTGGGATATCCAAGGAATTATTTAAACTTCCAAAGCTAAAGACTTTATTTATTGCTACTGGTTATTATATTGGACAAGATAAAAATAATTTTCTTAATGGAATCAGTGAAGCTCAACAATTAGAAACTTTGGAAATATCCGAAATTTTAGGAACTGAAACATTAAGTCCCGAAATATTGGAACTTACTAATCTTCAACAACTTAAAATTGTAAATTTAAATGCTTCAAGCTTACCTGATAAATATCAAAACTTAACAAAACTGAAAGAATTAACTTTAACTGATCTTGCAAGTTCTGAAATTCCAACTTCATTGGAGAATCTTACACAAATTGAATATCTGAAACTTTCAGGAAAAGGAATAAGTTATATACCTGAATTTATTTCAGATTTTAAGAATTTAGAATTCTTAGATATATCAGGTAATATAGATGTGCTTGATTCCAATTTTGGTTTTTTCCCAAAATTAACATGCTTAGCCCTAAGTGATAACAAATTAGAAAATATTGACAATTTAATTGACAATTTAATAAGTTCTGATGTTAAAGGTCTATATTATATTGATTTAACAAACAATAAATTTAAGAAAGTTCCTAAAAATTTAACAAAATTCAAATCAATTGTATATTTAGATTTAGACAGTAATGATTTGGAATCTTTTGATGTTGATTTTAGTAAAACGGGATTAGGAGTACTTGAATTATCAAATAATAAATTGAAAGACATTCCAAAAAGTATATCACATTCTACGGAAAGCGATTTGGAAAGCCCTATAGTTTATATGAATGATAACAATGTTGAAAAGCTACCTGATTGGATCGGTGAAGCTAATTTTCCATTTTTATACTTAAAAAATAACAAAATCAAATATTTCGGAACTGAATTATGCAGAAAAAATGATTTAAAAAAAGTATATCTTGATGGAAATCCTATAGAAGATTTTGACCCCAAAATATGTGAGTGTGAAAATGGAATGTTAATTTCAATTATCGGAGCAGATGAAAAATTATCCGAAAAAATCAGAAAGTATAATAATCTGGAGACGGACAAAGTTAAAATTGTAACCACTGAAGAAGAGTATGAGAAGTACCAATATTTAATTAGTGATTAA